Below is a genomic region from Phacochoerus africanus isolate WHEZ1 chromosome X, ROS_Pafr_v1, whole genome shotgun sequence.
tttactgaatgataTATCAAATTACCATCCAAAGTagtaaaatattcattataaatCATTGGTAATGCCGCTAAGTGCTCTgataaaacagagaagagaaagattttAATGGTCCAGGGTAGTCTAGGAAGATTTGACAAATAAAACAACGTTTTAGTTAGGTATTACAAATAGGTAAGATTTAATTAGACTCAGCGAGGAGAAGGGAGCATTCCAGGCAGGATAAACTGAATGAGCAGAGGTAGAGAGGGGGGATTGTCATGGTATAGTTCACAGTGTGTTTAAGATCAACTGAGTAGTTAGGGGGGACCAGAAAGTAGACTACGTAAGTTAGAATTTATCTTTTATCACCTCTTTAGCTATTGAAATATTTGGAGCAATTAGGTGATGTGACTCCTGACTTGACTTCTTTGCTCATTTTGCTGGTAAAACCTCCCTGCCTTGAAATATCCATCAGGATTACTTAGTTGCAAGAAAGAGAGACTAGCTCATAGCATAATAGAATAACAAGGAAAGTGAGTAAACCTGGACTGGGAAATGGAGGCTGTGTGGAAAACATGGCCACTGTCCCATCCCATTCCATAACTCCTGCAAGAGCAGTATGTGTGCTGTTAAAAAACTGGATTCAAAACTCACACCATCACCACACTTCACACTGGGACATAGAGCCCTGAGTCTTAACATCAGCATCATGGTCTCTATGGCTCCTTCAACAAGGCTAGCACTGGTGCTGCTGCTTCAACTACTGTTTATCTGCAAAATATAATCTAAGTCATGCTTACTATTGTGCACCTGTTCTGGATTTAAACTTTGGGATGGGTGTACCTATTGGGTTCTGCATAGCTCACCTATCCATATCCTAGCTGCAGAgaatgctgggggaaaaaatcatgtatttagtattttcagtatttataCAGGGAGATAAGCCCTGATTCCCATTTGTAAGGCGGAAAAGTCTTCAAAAGGAATAAGTGGATCAGAAACTGACACTCACAGCAGAGAGGTTTGCTGGACCTTTACCTTGGAAAACTTCTTCACATTTGTCTTTAACTATTAGCATACCAACCTCATACATTCTACCTCTGAAATCCTAGAGCAATTTGAATTGGAACCACTCAGATCTTTGGCTCTTGCAACTTTGACTTTCTggaatgtgtgtgtttgtctctCTAGCTAACTTATAACCAATGTGGGAGCAGTGACCATGAATTATGTTTCTCCATATCCAAAGTGCTTATCCCTGGGAAGAGCCTCAGTGTGATTTTTATTAATTGACCGATAAAAGCAAGTGAGTGCTGAAAAAATACAGAGGGCAAACCAGTGATGACATCCTAATGTTATAACGTCGTAGGCAAGCAGTAATAAAGATCTGAATTATGTGTTGAAGTGGAAGGCAAGAGACAGATGCAAGACATTAAGACAATGGAGAGCTAACACCCACCAGAGAAGGCCCATGGTGTGCATGAGCCCCGCCCCCGGCTGTTCCAAATTCTAGCCTTCAGTGACATCTCAGCAGTAGCTTGGAATAGGCcatggtgggaatatttacatCACGTATTTCTACAAACACTACAAACACTACAAATccgggcttttttttcttttcccaggagCCAACATTGATCAGCATACCAttgaacaaaggaaaaataaagattctctgtacttctttcatttttgaaattaatattcAGCAATTTAAACCCTTTTGTATATATGTTATCCATGTTTTTAGTATAACTCTTCCTAATGTAGATATCTAagtatgaataattttatttacctGTAGGGAAACAGTGACAGTGTATGAGAGGGTGGATGATATGTTCATGTATTTTGTTAAGACGACTTTTTAGTTTCACTTTGGAGATACTTATAGCATATCTTAAAATGATAATCAAATAATAACTTAATAAAGTGTGCTTTAATCTTAGGAGATTAGTTAGGTAATaatgatatagaaaaaaaaaaagattaacaaccAGAAACAAGTTCCCAACTCAGTCCTCATGCACTGCCCTGCCACCCCACTTCACCAGACAGCTTCCGTCCTTAATATGGGTATTCTCACCTCAAAAGGGAGAAACAAGGAGGCATTTAATTCTGTGGGCAAAGGACGGCCATGGCACAGCACCCTCAAATGAACACTGGTGTAAGGCAATGGAAAACAACTTCCTTCAAGTAGAAAATAATGTATGCATGTCTGTTTGAACTACATGATTCTATTACAGTTTCATAACCTTCTTGTTCAAATGTTAATGAAATGCTTTTCAGCCTGCTTTAATATTTAGGATCTGCTCAATGAAAGCTTCACAGCTAAATGTCTCATCCGGCTGTGTTATTCTCCCAGGGTTGTGTGGACCCTGCTGCCATGTGTCCATCAAATGGAAGAATGCAGAGGGGTCTCCAAATGACTCCTTTGGCCAGTGTTAAATAGCAGAATGGCAATGTTTCCCTTTGTGAAACGAAGGACGTTTGCACTTAAAAgtcttcaaagaagaaatattgaGAGCAATTTCTGtaaaaaccttaaaattaaaTGTGTGGTTTTTCTCTATTGTGTCGCATCTGGTTTCTGTAGAATGAATCTTGTTGATGCCAGTTTCAAGGTTGCTATTCTTTGTGCTTTTAAACCAAGGTCAAACGAGAGGCAGCTCAGAGGCCTTGAGATTGTCATTGACAAGGAAAATAGAAGCTTTATAGCTGGAGCACTAATTAATCACttctagaaaaatagaaataggaaaatatatatacaaataaaattctgCATGTCAACAGCTAATAGAAAATTTACTTTATCATCTTATGCATGTAATAATATGTGTATAAACATAATTTAAGCCATGTTGAAATGTATACTCTGTAGCTAGATAAGTTTAGGGGAGAAATATAGTCTATATTATAATAACTTTCCAACTACTGTATAGTCAGGTCCACCCTTCAAGAAGCCCAAAGTTTCAGAGTTAACTCTGTCAATTAAAATCTGAATCTTTATTGCAAATATGTTTTGCTAGATTCTAATATTCCATAAGTAACAAGACAAAGAATGTTATTGATAGCATGTTTATATTCATTTACAGAATATAACAATTAATATCAGAAGAATTCACATATGAAGCATTTCTCAAAATAAGTTTTTAAGTTCAAAATTTGCAcatgaaaattaatttgtttCAAAGTCATAGTTTACGCATTCTGATCAGCCTTCAATAAATCTTTAACAAGCACCTATTATATGCCAAGTGTTGTGAAATGCCTTTACTatagacaaaaaatatattttacatattcttcTGAAATATATAACAGTGAAGAGTTTATTTGGAGCTTATTCACTTTTTGTTAATTGCTAAGTTGAAAGTTTGATTGGCTTTTCTGTTACCTTAGATGTTTACCTTAAATGGAAATTTAGAAATTGTTTTCAGtaagaaattctattttattttaatacaattgAGTAGCATAATGTTCCTATAAGAAAGTAGACTCTTCTAACTTAAAAAGATAACATGAGTAGCgtaatatttcatttagaatgttAAGAAACCAAGTAGTATATATGATTCATTCCTCCATtacacaattaaaaatttaatgctTAAACATTGAAAACTGACTATGAACCAGGAATTGTATAAGGCTCGAAAGATATGGCAATGATCAAAAAGTCAACCATTTCTGTCTTCATGGCATTTTGGATCTAGTAAGGGACCTCATTCGCTTTTCTGACAGAATAACCTGCTGCTATGGAAAGATTTGGGAAGGCCACTCAATCCAGGATGGGGGTTCAGTCAGGGTTCCCCTCTAAACCCAAactcaaaagagagaaaaggactaACCAGGCCAAAGAAAATAGTGGCTTTCCAAGTATCATAAAGAGTAACTTcgggaatgggaaaaaaaaaccttaaagggATTCAAATCCATTTAGTTGTCTTGAATTtagcatttaggaaaaaaaaaaaaaactggtgagaGATAAGACTCTGAAAGGTGAAATGGAGCAATTTCACTATAGCTCTGTGTGCCCTGTTAAGGACTAGGTCATCACCCTGATGGCCGACCAAGCCACTGAAGTCTTTCAGTTAGAAATTATGATAAGATCGTGTCTTAAATGATCACTCTGCCCATGAGGTTGAGAATGAGATGTAGGACAGCAAAACTGGAGGGAGGGAGATCAGACCCTCATGGTATCAAAGTGTGAGGAGATGCTGGCCCAAACTGAGATGGTGGTAGTGGGGCTAGAAAAATGGGAGTCTGATTGGAGCAGTGATTAGTCGGTGGAATCAGCAAGATTGGAAATTGGTGGTACATGAAAAGTGAGGGTGAGCTAGGACTAGGTCAGAGTATTTCCACCTGAGCCCTATAAATATTTTGGAGCAGATCATTCTTTATTGTTGGGGACTGTCCTGTATATTGTAATATGTTTAGTAGCATCCTTGATCTCTACTCACTAAATAACAAAAGCCCTCTTCCCCAGccgtgacaatcaaaaatgtctccaaacatTGTCAATGTCCCCTGGAGTAGCAAAAccacccctggttgagaaccacttgTCTATTCAAATGGCAGTGTTTTCCAGCCTTGGCTCCATTTGAAAATCATCTGGGAAGCTTTTAAAACACACCAGTGCCCTGCCATTAGATAAGAATCCCCATTAGATAAGAATCTCAGAGGAAGACCTAGGCAAGgcttttttctgaaataaaatctgATGTGCGGCTAAGCTTGAGAGCGAGCAGCTGATATAGAtagcatttaaatttaaatttcaaaacccAAGTAGATTAACATGCTTCTGCaaaagttcctgttatggctcagtggttaacgaaccccactagtatccatgaggacatgggttcgatccctggtcttgctcagtggattaaggatctggcgttgccatgagctgtggtgtaggtcaaaaatgctactcagatcccacattgctatggcatggagccggcaactatagctccaactagacctctagcctgggaacctgccacaggaggcggccctaaaaagacaaacaaataaacaaaaaatgcttCTGCAAACACCACAGCTTTTgttaaattttagatattttgaagtaaatttggtttttggttttggggtgtttaaaaattttttattggagtgtagttgatttacaatgttatattagtttcagatgtacagcagagtagatcagttatacatattcatatatccattcttttttcccatataggttatgatAAAACATTGAGTATAccttcttgtgctatacagtatctCCTTttagttatccattttatatatagtagtatgaatgtgttaatcccatcctcctactTTATCTGTCCTCCCACCCCATGGTTTcgcctatggtaaccataagttttattttgaaatctgtgagtttttttctgttttataaataagttcttttgtataatttttattagttttcacatatgggtgatatcatatgatatttgtctgtctttgacaTTTGAAGTAAGTTTTTAAGTGTCCTCTTCATAGTGAACATAGTATAAATGTTCTCGTGATTCTAATCCATAATTacaaacatttgaaaacattAATATGCAACTAAAGAAAATGCCCTTAGGCATTATTGCAGTGGGAGGAGGGTGCCTAAGTCATAGTGCTGATGGCCCAAGACTATGATTCcgttgctgattttttttttttgtctttttcttttttaggtccgcacctatggcatatggaggttcccaggctaaaggtcaaatcggagttatagctactggcctaccccacagccacagcaatgccagatctgagccacctctgtgacctacgctacagctcacagcaatgctggatccttaacccactgagcaaggccagggattgaacctgcatgctcattgattctagtcagatttgtttctgctgagccatgacaggaactccccattactgattttgtctctgtttttataTACCTCTAGCAAGCTCAAGAAAGGACACTGGAGGGTCATTTACTATTGCTACTGATGTTTCTGTATCTATTCATCTCTTTCCTTGCCCTCCCTCAGCAATCTTTATTCACTATACTCTGTGTTCTAATTTGTAGTTTTAATCAACTGTAGACTGAGAAGCACTCTAAACCAGATTATAACTGAGCTAAATAATAACCAACATAGCTTTCAGGAAGAGGTTAAGAATGTCTTCAACAAAGTAATAATGTTGAATCCATGAGAAGCTTCCAAACTCTTTCTAAGAGCTTAGTATAAGACAGGTATTAAGTTCAATCAGATACCCACCcccctacatacacacacacagagagaaagagaaagaactcatATCAGTATAGATGCAAACACATAAATAAGGCATTATCAAATCAATGTATTAAAAGAGTAATACATTTAAAAGTACATAGTTTAcccaagaacaaaaataattcaacattACAAAGTGTGAGAATGAAATACAatgtaccaaaagaaaaaaggaggaaaggcaTATGATCATCTTTAATAGGTActgaaaatgtgataaaattcaacaattaTTCTTGTTTTTAGAGGATATTTAAGTTACCTATCTAAAAATACAAGACTTGCCTAAACCTATAATACAGTGAACACAGAAACATCAAAAAGGGTTGATTAAATTTGTcccataaaaatggaaaacttttatATCACAAAAGAGAGCATAAGCAAATTTAAACAGTGAGCAAAAGACTaggtgaaggagttcctgttgtggcacagtggaaacgaacccaactaggaacgatgaggttgtgggtttgatccctggccttgctcagtgggttaaggatccagcgttgccgtgagctgtggtgcagatcgcagacgcagctcgaatcctgcattgccatggctgtagcataggcctacGGCTACAACtacagttcgacccctagcctgggaacctccatatgctgtgagtgtggctctaaaaagaaaaaaaaaaagtctaggtgaaaggtattcaaatattttcaaaatgggaAAGAATTTTAATCCATAATATTTTGGGGGCGGAGGGCATAAGAAAATGTATTACTATCCTGCTTTTACCTTCAAAACTTATGATCTTGGTCTCTCCTTCTTGCCTTTGTATAAGGCCAAAAGAGAGACATTGGCTACTTTGGCAACCTTAAAGCAGACTCCAGGAATGTCACCAACAGCATGACCTTTGCGACCAAATCCAGCAACCAGAACTTCATCATTTTCCTCAATGAAGTTCAAACAACCATCATTGGGTACAAAGGCTCTAATTCTTTTCCCATTATTGATTAGCTGAACCCCGACACACTTCCTGATGGCAGAATTTGGCTGTTTGGCTTCAACCCCTACTTTTTCAAGCACAATTCCCTTGGCATGAGAAGAACCTCCAAAAGGGTTGGCCTTTAGGGCTGTGCCCAAATGGGCTTTCTTGTACTATTTACCCTGCCACTTCTGGTCCCATCAGTGGCTACGGAGCTTCCCAGCAGTATGAAGACTGCAACACTTGCCCATCCTGCCGGCACCACGGGCCTGAGCCCatccataatattttaaaagtcctaaaaactgtaagaaaatgacaaacatgtaacaaaaaaaatcagcaaaggacATAAACAGATGGCTTACcttaaaaatctaggagttccctgatgacgtagattaaggacccagtgttgtcactgctgtggctatgggttcaatccctggcctggtaatttccatatgccacagaaatgaCCCCCCAAATCTAAATGGGTAGTAAGTATACCAAAAAAAGGCATAGCCTCACAAGTAATTTTGACTGGTGTTATAGTATCACCTTCcctaaaatatagtaaatatgaATAACTTTAGAGTTTGCAAAGGTATTGGGGAAAAAGGAGAATTTTCTTACATGTTGACAGTGGGGTGATATTGTTACAGCCTTTTAAAATGCCAATTTGATAGCATTTATCAAGATTTAAAGTAAATTGAGCCTAGCAAATTCCATTCCTAATAATATTTCCTACAAAATAATCATATATGTTCCCAAAGAAATATAGATGTTTTGTGAAttgcttttaaaagtgaaaatttggaATCTCCCCATTTAGGaacctcaataaaaattatataagcaCTGGTACATCTATGTTGTGGAATACTGGAAGACTAATTATTTAAGAGTGAGATAGATACATAGGTAAGAACATGGAAATAGCTCCAAGATATacagtttaaaaagcaaaaaaaaaaaaaaaaaaagattctgttttATGCTTAGTTTCTTACCCTTCCCTGCCCTGCTTCCCTCAGTAGCTTATCAGTTTCCCCCGGAACAGTTCCTTAATAAATCACTTGCACATGAATCTTCATCTCAAGGTCTGTTTCTAGGCCAACCAACCAAAGATAGACTCCTCCAGGGGTATAGTGAAATAGAAGGGAAACATTTTCACTTATCTTAAGGGGCTATTGATGAACCAGCACAAGATCTCcctgtaaaataaaacattcGCCTCTCTATATAGGAAAATGACCAAAAATGTCTGTAAAGATATATAGAAAATTACGGAAAAGGAATTAGGGTTGAGGGAAGACGAAggaggatttttgctttttactctGCATACTTCTAtatcatctgaatttttttaCAGTGAGCATGTGTTCAAATATTACAAGTGTCATTAAAAAGGATGGGGGCTTTGTCACTGCCATTTTGTCTGCATAAGTCTTCAGACTGGGTTTGGTTATACTGGGAATATGTAAAGCCTTTCCAAGTGTTATATGAGCACCAAGAACTTTAAGAAAATCAATTTCCAGATCCTAACTTACTTATGTACCCTTACTTAAATCTGATGATACTGACCTTTTCAGCCTGTCTTTGCAGAACTACAATTCTATCACTTTATTGCTCCCGCATTCTAAATATTACTATAGTACCTGTCGTCCAGAGTATTAAAATATCTTGGgtgcaaaaaaagaataattgaaatATTAGCATTGCTCTTGGGAAAATAAATGAGTCTAATGACTAGGTAACAAATCCTTTAGCGTGACAGCtggtttccagttttttgttcttaacaaagtgggagttcctgagTTGTCAG
It encodes:
- the LOC125118613 gene encoding LOW QUALITY PROTEIN: 40S ribosomal protein S23-like (The sequence of the model RefSeq protein was modified relative to this genomic sequence to represent the inferred CDS: substituted 2 bases at 2 genomic stop codons) translates to MGKCCSLHTAGKLRSHXWDQKWQGKXYKKAHLGTALKANPFGGSSHAKGIVLEKVGVEAKQPNSAIRKCVGVQLINNGKRIRAFVPNDGCLNFIEENDEVLVAGFGRKGHAVGDIPGVCFKVAKVANVSLLALYKGKKERPRS